One window of Tenacibaculum maritimum NCIMB 2154 genomic DNA carries:
- a CDS encoding cytochrome c oxidase subunit I yields MSDHHHKETFVTKYIFSQDHKMISKQFLVTGIFMGIIGVLMSMLFRLQIAWPEKSFSIVEAFLGPHQTDGVMNPDMYLALVTIHGTIMVFFVLTAGLSGTFSNLLIPLQIGARDMASGFLNMVSYWLFFLSSIVMVISLFVEAGPASAGWTIYPPLSALPQAIPGSGTGMTLWLVSMAIFIASSLIGSLNYIVTVLNLRTKGMKMTRLPLTMWAFFITAIIGVVSFPVLLSAALLLIFDRSFGTSFYLSDIFISGEVLHYQGGSPVLFEHLFWFLGHPEVYIVLLPALGLTSEIISTNARKPIFGYRAMIGSIMAIAFLSTIVWGHHMFISGMNPFLGSVFTFTTLLIAIPSAVKAFNYITTLWKGNLQMNPAMLFSIGLVSTFVTGGLTGLVLGDSALDINVHDTYFVVAHFHLVMGVSAILGMFAGVYHWFPKMYGKMMNKTMGYWHFWITIISAYGVFFPMHFIGLAGLPRRYYTNTNFPMFDDLADINVFMTVMAIIGGLGQLIFLANFFISIYRGKEAEQNPWKSNTLEWTTPVEHVHGNWPGKIPEVHRWAYDYSKVDENGEYLHGDDFVLQTVPLKEGETPS; encoded by the coding sequence ATGTCAGATCATCATCACAAAGAAACATTTGTAACTAAATACATATTTAGTCAAGATCACAAAATGATTTCTAAACAGTTCTTAGTAACTGGTATTTTTATGGGAATCATAGGGGTGTTAATGTCTATGTTATTCCGTTTACAAATTGCGTGGCCAGAGAAATCATTCTCAATTGTAGAGGCGTTTTTAGGGCCTCATCAAACAGACGGAGTAATGAATCCGGATATGTACCTAGCATTGGTAACAATACATGGTACAATCATGGTGTTTTTTGTATTAACAGCAGGATTAAGTGGTACTTTTTCTAACTTATTGATTCCTTTACAGATTGGAGCGCGTGATATGGCTTCTGGTTTCTTAAATATGGTTTCATATTGGCTGTTTTTCTTATCAAGTATTGTTATGGTTATTTCTTTATTTGTAGAAGCAGGGCCAGCATCAGCAGGATGGACTATTTATCCACCATTATCGGCATTACCTCAAGCAATACCTGGTTCAGGAACAGGAATGACGTTATGGTTAGTATCTATGGCTATATTTATTGCATCTTCTTTAATAGGATCATTAAACTATATTGTTACGGTTTTAAATTTACGTACAAAAGGAATGAAAATGACGAGATTGCCTTTAACAATGTGGGCTTTCTTTATTACTGCAATCATAGGAGTAGTTTCTTTCCCGGTGTTATTATCGGCAGCATTATTGTTAATTTTTGATAGAAGCTTTGGAACTTCATTCTATTTATCGGATATATTTATATCAGGAGAAGTTTTACATTACCAAGGAGGATCGCCTGTTTTATTTGAGCACTTATTTTGGTTCTTAGGACACCCAGAGGTATATATTGTATTATTACCAGCTTTAGGACTAACTTCTGAGATTATTTCAACAAACGCACGTAAACCAATATTCGGTTATAGAGCAATGATTGGATCAATAATGGCAATTGCATTTTTATCGACAATTGTATGGGGGCACCACATGTTTATTTCAGGAATGAATCCATTTTTAGGTTCTGTATTTACGTTTACAACATTATTGATTGCAATTCCTTCAGCAGTAAAGGCATTTAATTATATAACTACTTTATGGAAAGGAAACCTACAAATGAATCCGGCAATGTTATTTTCTATCGGATTAGTATCTACATTCGTAACAGGAGGTTTAACAGGGTTAGTTTTAGGAGACTCTGCTTTAGATATTAATGTTCATGATACCTACTTCGTAGTGGCCCATTTCCATTTAGTGATGGGAGTATCAGCAATTTTAGGAATGTTTGCAGGAGTATATCACTGGTTTCCTAAGATGTATGGTAAAATGATGAATAAAACAATGGGATACTGGCATTTCTGGATTACCATAATCTCTGCATATGGAGTATTTTTCCCAATGCACTTTATAGGTTTGGCAGGACTACCGCGTAGGTATTATACAAATACAAACTTCCCTATGTTTGATGATTTAGCAGATATCAATGTTTTCATGACAGTTATGGCTATTATAGGAGGTTTAGGTCAGTTAATTTTCTTAGCTAACTTCTTTATTTCAATATATAGAGGTAAAGAGGCAGAACAGAACCCATGGAAATCAAATACATTAGAATGGACTACACCTGTAGAGCATGTTCACGGTAACTGGCCAGGAAAAATTCCAGAAGTACATCGTTGGGCGTATGATTATAGTAAGGTAGATGAAAATGGCGAATATCTTCATGGCGATGATTTCGTATTGCAAACAGTACCATTAAAAGAAGGAGAAACACCTTCTTAA
- a CDS encoding DUF3341 domain-containing protein yields MSTNKVIHALYNDDDILMDAVKKVKAEHHHIEEIFCPFPVHGLDKAMGLAPTRLAITAFFYGITGLSVAIWLTWYTMIADWPQDIGGKPNFSWWTNMPAFVPIMFEMTVFFAAHLMVITFYMRSKIWPFKKAENPDPRTTDDHFLMEIPVDGNEEELKALLAETGAVEINIVDKH; encoded by the coding sequence ATGAGCACTAATAAAGTAATTCACGCATTATATAATGATGATGATATCTTAATGGATGCCGTTAAGAAGGTAAAAGCAGAGCATCATCATATTGAAGAAATATTTTGTCCATTTCCAGTACACGGATTAGACAAAGCAATGGGATTAGCGCCAACGCGTTTAGCAATTACCGCTTTCTTTTATGGTATTACTGGTTTATCAGTTGCTATATGGTTAACTTGGTACACAATGATTGCTGATTGGCCTCAAGACATTGGTGGTAAGCCTAATTTTTCTTGGTGGACAAATATGCCAGCATTTGTACCTATTATGTTTGAGATGACCGTGTTTTTTGCAGCGCACTTAATGGTTATTACATTTTATATGAGAAGTAAAATTTGGCCATTTAAAAAAGCTGAAAACCCTGATCCAAGAACTACTGATGATCATTTCTTAATGGAAATTCCAGTTGATGGAAATGAAGAAGAATTAAAAGCCTTGTTAGCAGAAACAGGAGCTGTAGAAATTAACATAGTAGATAAGCACTAA
- a CDS encoding quinol:cytochrome C oxidoreductase: MYQFSGKLKTLSIALMILGVLGIGYGFLTAPKTVEEAKEIIASQHHGGHGEAHTAPAHDAHVETPAVHKEETKSEETHGETKAHTEAVKAEAHADEATHKEEVKTDSTHANEVEHKEAVVADTHKKVEEAHGEEHHDDAHAEHVFHQMQNRPWSAVYVALFFFLGVTLLVLAFYASQRVAQSGWSVVLFRVMEAITANLHYVSVIMLLFLIATFMHMNHLFTWMGEGVLTPGHDNFDPIVYGKKWFLNTPGWLIRSIIYLAGWNFYRFFIRKNSIKQDNGDLKLHKLNYNVSVGFLAFFMITESMMSWDWIMGLDPHWFSTLFGWYVLATLLVSALTTIAFVTIYLRSKGALPFVNDSHIHDLAKFMFGFSVFWTYLWFAQFMLIWYADMPEETTYYLLRFNEYKLPFLAMVVMNFIFPVLLLINSDFKSIPWFVVLGGVVILAGHYIDVFVMIMPATVGGQWFIGIPEIGAVLFFLGLFIWATFSAFAKASPLAKGNPYLHESEEFHYYNIEHRGEDSHH, from the coding sequence ATGTATCAATTTTCAGGAAAATTAAAAACACTTTCAATAGCCTTAATGATTTTAGGAGTTTTGGGTATTGGATATGGTTTTTTAACGGCACCAAAAACCGTAGAAGAAGCTAAAGAAATTATAGCAAGTCAACACCATGGAGGTCATGGAGAAGCACACACTGCTCCTGCACATGATGCTCATGTTGAAACACCAGCTGTTCACAAAGAGGAAACAAAATCTGAAGAAACACATGGTGAAACTAAAGCTCATACTGAAGCAGTAAAAGCTGAAGCACATGCTGATGAGGCAACACATAAAGAGGAAGTTAAAACGGACTCTACTCATGCTAATGAAGTGGAACACAAAGAAGCTGTTGTAGCTGATACTCATAAGAAAGTAGAAGAAGCTCATGGAGAAGAACATCATGATGACGCTCATGCAGAACATGTTTTTCATCAAATGCAAAACAGACCATGGTCAGCAGTTTATGTAGCCCTATTTTTCTTCTTAGGAGTAACATTATTAGTACTAGCTTTTTATGCATCTCAGAGAGTAGCACAATCAGGTTGGTCAGTAGTGTTATTTAGAGTAATGGAAGCTATTACAGCAAACTTACACTATGTAAGTGTAATTATGTTATTGTTCTTAATTGCTACTTTTATGCATATGAATCACTTATTCACATGGATGGGAGAAGGTGTTTTAACACCAGGGCATGATAATTTTGATCCAATAGTTTATGGTAAAAAATGGTTTTTGAACACACCAGGGTGGTTGATTAGAAGTATTATTTATTTAGCTGGTTGGAACTTTTACAGATTCTTTATTAGAAAGAACTCTATCAAGCAAGATAACGGAGACCTAAAATTGCATAAGCTTAACTACAATGTGTCTGTAGGGTTTTTGGCATTTTTTATGATTACGGAATCAATGATGTCTTGGGATTGGATCATGGGGCTAGATCCACACTGGTTCTCTACACTATTTGGATGGTATGTATTGGCTACTTTACTAGTAAGTGCCTTAACAACAATCGCTTTTGTGACAATTTATTTACGTTCAAAAGGAGCTTTACCATTTGTGAATGATAGCCATATTCATGATTTAGCTAAATTTATGTTTGGGTTCTCTGTATTTTGGACGTATCTATGGTTTGCTCAATTTATGTTAATTTGGTATGCAGATATGCCAGAAGAAACTACGTATTACCTATTAAGATTCAACGAATACAAGTTACCATTCTTAGCTATGGTTGTAATGAACTTTATATTCCCTGTATTATTATTAATCAATAGTGACTTTAAAAGTATTCCTTGGTTTGTAGTACTGGGAGGTGTCGTAATTTTAGCAGGACACTATATAGATGTGTTTGTTATGATTATGCCTGCTACAGTTGGAGGACAATGGTTTATAGGTATTCCTGAAATAGGAGCAGTATTGTTTTTCCTAGGATTGTTTATTTGGGCTACATTTAGCGCATTTGCAAAAGCAAGTCCTTTAGCTAAAGGAAATCCATATTTGCATGAGAGTGAAGAATTTCACTATTATAATATAGAACACAGAGGAGAAGATTCTCACCATTAA
- a CDS encoding SulP family inorganic anion transporter: MDIKKLIPILDWLPNYKKSNFKGDFIAGITVAIVLIPQGIAYALIAGLPPIYGLYCALVPQMTYAIFGSSRQVAIGPVAMDSLIVATGVSTLALAGSESYIKIAILLAFMVGIIQFLMGIFRLGFIVNFLSKPVITGFTSAVALIIGLNQFRNLLGVDFIQSDQIHLLLEDIGSRFFSFNTHTTIIGTVAALIIILFRRINKKLPNALVVVTMGIVVMRYFGTSFNDVSIVKDIPSGLPEFSMPILDISQIEELLPIAFTLVMVGYLETISIGKSLEQKQDEYRIHPNQELVALGLSNMIGSLFKAYPSTSSFSRSAINQESGGKTGMSALISVVMVVITLLFLTPVFYHLPKAVLAAIIIVAVFNLINIKEARFLWSANNLDFWLLIATFLATLFLGIEYGILIGVGLSIIVLIYRTSRPYVTELGKVPNSDFYRNRNRFKEVIIEEDILIFRFDAQLFYANSSYFRDKLEEMAMEKGNNLKLIVLDAESINRTDSTGLEMLKDRIRFYKKKGITFYFAGVKGPVRDEFFRGGVLDIININHFFMRANDAVKFYKTGDREHQIKYAQYIHQAYH, encoded by the coding sequence ATGGATATTAAAAAGCTGATACCAATTTTAGATTGGCTGCCAAATTATAAAAAATCTAATTTTAAAGGAGATTTTATAGCGGGGATTACAGTTGCAATCGTACTGATACCTCAGGGAATTGCATATGCATTAATAGCAGGTTTACCACCTATTTATGGGCTTTATTGTGCTTTAGTTCCACAAATGACTTACGCAATATTTGGTTCTTCTAGGCAGGTAGCAATAGGTCCTGTAGCAATGGATTCTTTAATTGTAGCCACAGGGGTTTCTACATTAGCGTTAGCAGGTTCTGAAAGCTATATAAAAATAGCAATACTATTAGCTTTTATGGTAGGGATTATTCAGTTTTTGATGGGGATTTTTAGATTGGGATTTATTGTGAATTTTTTGTCAAAACCAGTAATTACCGGTTTTACCTCAGCGGTTGCGTTAATTATAGGTTTAAACCAATTCAGAAACTTGCTTGGTGTTGATTTTATTCAAAGCGATCAAATTCATCTCCTTTTAGAAGATATAGGAAGTCGTTTTTTTAGTTTTAACACTCATACTACTATCATAGGAACAGTAGCAGCATTAATTATTATCCTTTTTAGAAGAATAAATAAAAAATTACCCAACGCTTTAGTTGTAGTAACAATGGGAATTGTTGTAATGCGGTATTTTGGAACTTCTTTTAATGATGTATCTATCGTAAAAGATATTCCTTCTGGATTGCCTGAATTTTCTATGCCTATATTAGATATTAGTCAAATTGAAGAATTATTACCTATTGCCTTTACTTTGGTTATGGTTGGGTACTTAGAAACTATTTCTATAGGAAAGTCATTAGAACAAAAGCAAGATGAATATAGAATACACCCAAATCAGGAGCTAGTCGCTTTGGGATTGAGTAATATGATAGGATCTTTGTTTAAGGCATACCCGTCAACGTCTAGTTTTTCAAGATCTGCAATAAATCAAGAATCAGGAGGGAAAACAGGAATGTCAGCTTTGATTTCTGTGGTAATGGTTGTCATAACACTATTGTTTCTGACTCCTGTATTTTATCATTTGCCAAAAGCAGTTTTAGCAGCTATTATTATCGTTGCTGTGTTTAATTTAATCAATATAAAGGAAGCCCGTTTTTTATGGAGTGCGAATAATTTAGATTTTTGGCTGTTGATTGCTACTTTTTTAGCAACTCTATTTTTAGGGATTGAGTATGGAATTTTAATAGGAGTGGGGTTATCTATCATTGTATTGATTTATAGAACATCAAGACCTTATGTAACAGAATTGGGAAAGGTACCAAACTCTGATTTTTACAGAAATAGAAATAGGTTCAAAGAAGTAATTATAGAAGAAGATATTTTAATATTTCGATTTGATGCGCAGCTTTTTTATGCTAATTCAAGTTATTTTAGAGATAAGCTGGAAGAGATGGCAATGGAAAAAGGAAACAATTTAAAACTAATTGTGCTAGATGCAGAGAGTATTAATAGAACAGATAGTACAGGTTTAGAAATGCTAAAAGATAGAATAAGGTTTTATAAAAAGAAGGGAATAACGTTTTATTTTGCAGGAGTAAAAGGTCCTGTAAGAGATGAGTTTTTTAGGGGAGGGGTTTTAGATATTATAAATATCAATCACTTTTTTATGAGAGCAAATGATGCCGTAAAGTTTTATAAAACAGGAGATAGAGAACATCAAATAAAATATGCTCAGTACATACACCAAGCATATCATTAA
- a CDS encoding c-type cytochrome, which yields MKSFVKIIVALVVITSVISCGDKRKPQVQYMPDMYVAVPYEANGADGLNGKMVDRDPVAGTIKRGGYVAFEYPDTNEGYELAKTELKSPLKVTEENLANGKKMYDIYCAVCHGKKGDGNGILSQRDKFNGIPNYKDREITEGSIYYVIMHGRNLMGSHASQLTTKERWQVTQYVEKLRNDLK from the coding sequence ATGAAGAGTTTTGTAAAAATAATCGTCGCTTTAGTTGTAATAACAAGTGTGATTTCTTGTGGAGACAAACGTAAACCACAAGTACAATATATGCCAGATATGTATGTAGCTGTTCCTTATGAAGCGAATGGTGCAGATGGTTTAAATGGTAAAATGGTTGATAGAGATCCTGTAGCAGGAACTATTAAAAGAGGAGGTTATGTAGCATTTGAATATCCTGATACAAATGAAGGATATGAGTTAGCTAAAACTGAATTGAAAAGCCCTTTAAAGGTTACTGAAGAAAACTTAGCAAACGGTAAGAAGATGTATGATATCTATTGCGCAGTTTGTCATGGTAAGAAAGGAGATGGTAACGGTATTTTATCTCAAAGAGATAAATTCAACGGTATTCCTAATTATAAAGATAGAGAAATTACAGAAGGGAGTATATACTATGTTATTATGCATGGAAGAAACCTAATGGGATCTCATGCATCACAATTGACAACAAAAGAACGTTGGCAAGTAACACAGTATGTTGAAAAATTAAGAAACGATTTAAAATAA
- the ruvB gene encoding Holliday junction branch migration DNA helicase RuvB — protein sequence MNEHLNPENTNLSNDDLDVEKKLRPLSFDDFTGQDQAIENLKIFVEAANQRGEALDHALFHGPPGLGKTTLAHILANELGVGIKVTSGPVLDKPGDLAGLLTNLDERDVLFIDEIHRLSPIVEEYLYSAMEDYKIDIMIESGPNARTVQINLEPFTLVGATTRSGLLTAPMRARFGISSRLHYYKTDLLTTIIQRSACILGVPISMEAAIEIAGRSRGTPRIANALLRRVRDFAQIKGNGSISIEIARYALKALNVDAHGLDEMDNKILQTIIDKFKGGPVGISTLATAVSENSETIEEVYEPFLIQQGFIMRTPRGREVTDLAYKHLGKIKGTTQGELF from the coding sequence ATGAACGAGCATTTAAACCCTGAGAATACCAATTTATCAAATGATGATTTAGACGTAGAAAAGAAATTACGTCCGCTGTCTTTTGATGATTTTACAGGGCAAGATCAAGCAATTGAAAATCTTAAAATATTTGTTGAAGCAGCTAACCAAAGAGGAGAAGCTCTAGACCATGCTTTATTTCATGGCCCTCCAGGATTAGGAAAAACCACTTTAGCTCATATTTTGGCTAATGAATTGGGGGTAGGAATAAAGGTAACATCGGGCCCCGTTTTAGATAAGCCAGGTGATTTAGCTGGATTGTTAACTAACTTAGACGAAAGAGATGTATTGTTTATAGATGAAATACATCGATTGAGCCCGATTGTAGAAGAATATTTATATTCTGCAATGGAAGATTATAAGATTGATATCATGATAGAGTCTGGGCCTAATGCTAGGACTGTTCAAATCAATTTAGAGCCGTTTACTCTAGTAGGAGCTACAACTCGCTCAGGGCTTTTGACAGCGCCTATGAGAGCACGATTCGGAATAAGCAGTCGTCTGCACTATTATAAAACAGATTTATTAACAACAATAATACAGCGTAGTGCATGTATTTTAGGAGTCCCTATTTCAATGGAAGCTGCTATAGAAATTGCAGGAAGAAGTAGAGGAACCCCAAGAATAGCAAATGCATTATTAAGAAGAGTACGCGATTTTGCTCAAATAAAAGGAAATGGTAGTATTTCTATTGAAATAGCTCGATATGCTTTAAAAGCGCTAAATGTTGATGCACATGGGTTAGATGAGATGGATAATAAAATATTGCAAACCATTATTGATAAGTTTAAAGGAGGTCCAGTAGGAATAAGTACTTTGGCAACTGCTGTTAGCGAAAATTCAGAAACTATAGAAGAAGTATATGAACCATTTCTAATTCAGCAGGGTTTTATAATGAGAACTCCAAGAGGAAGAGAGGTAACAGATTTAGCATATAAACATTTAGGAAAGATTAAAGGAACAACTCAAGGAGAACTGTTTTAA
- the nrfD gene encoding NrfD/PsrC family molybdoenzyme membrane anchor subunit — MSSHYESSYREPLVLGNKSYHDITEDIARPIEGKANKNWYIAFYISLAAMLWGFGCIFYTVGTGIGVWGLSKNIGWAWDITNFVWWVGIGHAGTLISAVLLLFRQKWRMAINRSAEAMTIFAVFQAGLFPIIHMGRPWNGYWVLPIPNQFGSLWVNFNSPLLWDVFAISTYLSVSLVFWWTGLLPDFATIRDRAVKPFQKKIYSLLSFGWSGRAKDWQRFEEVSLVLAGLATPLVLSVHTIVSMDFATSINPGWHSTIFPPYFVAGAIFSGFAMVQTLLGIMRKVTNMEAYITRLHVEYMNIVIILTGGIVAVAYATEFFIAWYTGSPYENYTYLSFGAEAGAYGWAFWSLLICNIFTPQLLWFKKIRRSFIWSFIISIVINIGMWFERFDIIAIVLSKGHLPSTWWRFEPTFVDVGIFIGTIGFFFVLFLLYARTFPVIPTAEIKTILKSSGENFKKLRDENNEH; from the coding sequence ATGTCGTCTCATTACGAATCATCTTATAGAGAACCTTTAGTGTTAGGTAATAAAAGTTACCATGACATCACTGAAGACATCGCAAGGCCTATAGAAGGCAAAGCAAACAAAAATTGGTATATCGCATTTTATATCTCCTTAGCAGCAATGCTATGGGGGTTTGGATGTATTTTTTATACCGTAGGAACAGGTATTGGAGTTTGGGGATTAAGTAAAAATATTGGTTGGGCATGGGATATTACCAACTTTGTATGGTGGGTAGGTATTGGTCATGCTGGTACATTGATTTCTGCTGTACTGTTATTATTCCGTCAAAAATGGAGAATGGCAATTAACCGTTCTGCTGAAGCAATGACAATTTTTGCGGTATTCCAAGCAGGTTTATTCCCAATCATTCACATGGGACGTCCATGGAATGGATACTGGGTATTACCAATTCCTAATCAATTCGGATCATTATGGGTAAACTTTAACTCGCCTTTATTATGGGATGTATTCGCAATTTCTACGTATTTATCGGTATCATTAGTATTCTGGTGGACTGGTTTATTACCTGATTTTGCAACAATTCGTGATAGAGCAGTAAAGCCTTTCCAAAAGAAAATATATTCATTGTTATCTTTCGGATGGTCTGGTAGAGCTAAAGATTGGCAACGTTTTGAAGAAGTATCTTTAGTATTAGCCGGTTTAGCAACACCATTAGTACTTTCTGTACATACAATTGTATCGATGGACTTTGCTACATCTATTAATCCAGGATGGCACTCAACAATATTTCCACCTTACTTCGTAGCAGGAGCAATTTTCTCAGGATTTGCCATGGTACAAACCTTATTAGGTATTATGCGTAAGGTAACAAATATGGAAGCATATATTACACGTTTACACGTAGAGTATATGAACATTGTAATTATTTTAACAGGTGGTATTGTAGCCGTAGCTTATGCAACTGAATTCTTTATTGCATGGTACACGGGGTCTCCTTATGAAAATTATACATATTTATCTTTTGGAGCAGAAGCAGGAGCTTATGGATGGGCATTCTGGTCTTTATTAATATGTAATATTTTTACACCACAATTATTATGGTTTAAAAAGATTAGAAGAAGTTTTATCTGGTCTTTCATTATATCTATCGTTATTAATATTGGTATGTGGTTTGAGCGTTTCGATATTATTGCAATTGTATTAAGTAAAGGACATTTACCATCTACTTGGTGGCGTTTTGAACCTACGTTTGTAGATGTTGGTATCTTCATTGGAACTATAGGATTCTTCTTTGTATTATTCTTATTATATGCAAGAACATTCCCTGTAATTCCTACAGCAGAGATTAAGACCATTTTAAAGTCATCAGGAGAGAATTTTAAAAAATTAAGAGACGAGAACAATGAGCACTAA
- a CDS encoding cytochrome c oxidase subunit II, with product MLALFYIFIAVAIGVSFWQITRIMNFRDVIATDKDNDTQGKLFLGFLAFLYAMMIYCLIAMNVVLLPESASIEGEHDDRLFNITFCLIGIVQFLMQFLLFFFSYKYRGKKENKALFYADSHKLEFIWTVTPAVVLVGLIGYGLWQWNNVMYVEDEAIVIEVYSKQFQWEARYAGADNTLGLGNVNFIKGTNTMGVDMSDKNAQDDKQVTEIHLPKGKKVLFKFRSQDVMHSAYMPHFRAQMNCVPGMVTQFGFTPKYTTEEMRNLPEVIAKTEGINKIRKANNEEEMYTFDYLLLCNKICGASHYNMQMKIVVESEEDFNKWLSEQKTLAQVIK from the coding sequence ATGCTCGCTTTATTTTACATTTTTATAGCAGTTGCGATAGGAGTTAGTTTTTGGCAAATTACTCGTATTATGAATTTTCGAGATGTCATAGCTACTGACAAAGACAACGATACACAAGGTAAATTATTCCTTGGTTTTTTAGCATTTTTATATGCAATGATGATTTACTGTTTGATAGCAATGAATGTTGTTTTACTACCAGAATCAGCTTCTATTGAAGGAGAGCATGATGATAGACTTTTCAATATTACATTTTGTTTAATAGGAATCGTTCAGTTTTTAATGCAGTTTTTATTATTCTTTTTCTCTTATAAATATAGAGGTAAAAAAGAAAATAAAGCATTATTTTATGCAGATAGTCATAAATTAGAGTTTATATGGACGGTTACTCCAGCAGTTGTTTTAGTTGGGTTGATAGGTTATGGATTATGGCAATGGAACAACGTAATGTATGTTGAAGATGAAGCCATCGTTATTGAAGTATATTCTAAGCAATTTCAATGGGAAGCACGTTACGCAGGAGCTGATAATACGCTAGGTTTAGGAAATGTGAATTTCATAAAAGGAACTAACACAATGGGGGTTGATATGTCTGATAAAAATGCTCAGGATGATAAACAAGTAACAGAGATACACCTGCCAAAAGGTAAAAAAGTTTTATTTAAATTCCGTTCTCAAGATGTAATGCACTCAGCTTATATGCCTCACTTTAGAGCTCAGATGAACTGTGTGCCAGGTATGGTTACTCAATTTGGATTTACACCAAAATATACTACAGAAGAAATGAGAAACTTGCCTGAAGTTATAGCTAAAACAGAAGGGATTAATAAGATTAGAAAAGCAAATAACGAAGAAGAAATGTACACGTTTGATTACTTACTACTATGTAATAAAATTTGTGGAGCTTCTCACTACAACATGCAAATGAAAATAGTTGTAGAGTCTGAAGAAGATTTTAACAAATGGTTGTCAGAACAAAAAACATTAGCTCAAGTTATTAAATAA